A portion of the Streptomyces sp. YPW6 genome contains these proteins:
- a CDS encoding DUF3558 domain-containing protein, whose product MHRSAPRLSRILACAAVPVMLVAVGCSSDSGSDGKKSAGSSSSGTAAPTPSEPTVEPAKFTDLPDPCGSIGKKTIEDLVPGAKKKGGTAGGSSDLSVRGSCSWNGLDDQGIKGSQYRWMDIGFTRFDSDQSLGSGAERATEDYGKQVAKAKASEGAKKVAAEPADGIGDEATLVTYGLSKTDEDFVYATVVARTGNVVITLTYNGAGYAGAKTPSSSDIVKGAQKAAKEAVAAVEKTAGSGGADEDADKGSGKGSDKDAGDGSKASPKAG is encoded by the coding sequence ATGCACCGATCTGCCCCGCGCCTGTCCCGCATCCTCGCCTGCGCCGCCGTACCGGTGATGCTCGTAGCCGTCGGCTGCTCGTCGGACTCCGGCTCCGACGGCAAGAAGAGCGCGGGTTCCTCGTCGTCCGGCACGGCCGCGCCCACGCCCTCGGAGCCCACCGTCGAGCCGGCGAAGTTCACCGATCTGCCCGACCCGTGCGGCTCGATCGGGAAGAAGACCATCGAGGACCTGGTGCCCGGGGCCAAGAAGAAGGGCGGCACGGCGGGCGGGTCCAGCGACCTGTCGGTCCGCGGCAGCTGCTCCTGGAACGGCCTGGACGACCAGGGCATCAAGGGCTCGCAGTACCGCTGGATGGACATCGGCTTCACCCGGTTCGACTCGGACCAGTCCCTGGGCAGCGGCGCCGAGCGCGCCACCGAGGACTACGGCAAGCAGGTCGCCAAGGCGAAGGCGTCCGAGGGCGCCAAGAAGGTCGCCGCGGAACCCGCCGACGGGATCGGCGACGAGGCGACCCTCGTCACGTACGGCCTCAGCAAGACGGACGAGGACTTCGTGTACGCCACCGTCGTGGCGCGTACGGGCAACGTCGTCATCACCCTGACGTACAACGGCGCGGGCTACGCGGGAGCGAAGACCCCGTCGTCCTCGGACATCGTCAAGGGCGCCCAGAAGGCGGCGAAGGAGGCGGTCGCCGCGGTCGAGAAGACCGCCGGCTCCGGGGGCGCCGACGAGGATGCGGACAAGGGCTCGGGCAAGGGCTCGGACAAGGACGCGGGCGACGGCTCCAAGGCCTCGCCCAAGGCGGGCTGA